The following are encoded together in the Astyanax mexicanus isolate ESR-SI-001 chromosome 8, AstMex3_surface, whole genome shotgun sequence genome:
- the LOC125803817 gene encoding tripartite motif-containing protein 16-like — protein MAEANADPEDLECDFCTGRKHKAVQSCLVCLASFCEAHLQPHYQSPAFKKHKLVKASRRLQEQICSQHDKLLEVYCRTDQQCICMLCTMDDHKGHDTVSLAAERSEKQKQVVETQRKYKKRIQEREKELQELIEAVETHKRSAQTAVEDSEKIFTEMILSIERRRSEVRQMIRDQEKAAVSRAEERLKRLEQEITELKRRDADLEKLSFTEDHIHFLQSFQTLSAPPGSSASPAFTLSPLNTFEVVLKSVSQLRGKLDEFWKEEFEKTSAAVKKVQIILPPEPKSREDFLEYSCQLTLDPNTAFKYLLLSERNTVVTCSNTVQPYPDHPDRFDGWAQVLCRESVSGRCYWEVEWRGDGGVDIAVSYKSISRKGGRECGFGCNDQSWKLFSNSSRYTFSYNNRETVISGVPVSSRIGVYVDHRAGTLSFYSISDTMTLIHRVQTTFTQPLYAGFGLSSNSSVNLLLSAK, from the exons atggcaGAAGCCAATGCTGATCCTGAAGATTTGGAGTGTGATTTctgtactgggagaaaacacaaagccgtccagtcctgcctggtgtgtctggcctctttctgtgaagctcacctccagcctcactaccaatctccagcctttaagaagcacaagctggtcaaagcctccagacgactccaggagcagatctgctctcagcacgataaactgctggaggtttACTGTCGCACCGACCAGCAGTGTATCTGCATGCTGTGTACCATGGATGACCATAAAGGACATGATACAGTGTCACTTGCAGCAGAAAGATCTGAGAAACAG aagcaggtggtggaaacacagaggaaatacaagaagagaatccaggagagagagaaggagcttcaggagTTAATAGAGGCTGTGGAGACTCACAAg cgctctgctcagacagcagtggaggacagtgagaagatcttcactgagatgatcctctccattgagagaagacgctctgaggtgaggcagatgatcagagatcaggagaaagctgcagtgagtcgagctgaagaacgtctgaagagactggagcaggagatcacagagctgaagaggagagatgctgatctggagaagctttcattcacagaggatcacatccatttcctccag agttttcagactctctcagctcctcctggatcttcagcatcacctgcttttactctcagtcctctcaacacttttgaagttgttctgaagtctgtttctcagctgagaggaaaactagacgaattctggaaagaggaatttgagaagacatcagctgcag TGAAGAAAGTGCAGATCATTCTTCCTCCTGAACCCAAAAGCAGAGAAGACTTCCTGGAGT attcctgtcagctcacactggatccaaacacagcttttaaatacctcctcctgtctgagaggaacacagtggtgaCCTGCAGCAACACAGTCCAGCCATATCCTGACCATCCAGACAGATTTGATGGATGggctcaggttctgtgtagagagagtgtgagtggacgctgctactgggaggttgagtggagaggagatggaggggttgatatagcagtgtcttataaaagcatctCCAGGAAGGGAGGCAGGGAGTGTGGGTTTGGATGTAATGATCAGTCTTGGAAATTGTTCTCTAATTCCTCCAGATACACATTCAGTTACAATAACAGAGAAACTGTAATCTCCGGAGTGCCCGTCTCCTctagaataggagtgtatgtggatcacagggcaggaactctgtccttctacagcatctctgataccatgaccctcatccacagagtccagaccaccttcactcagccgctctacgctgggtTTGGGTTGAGCTCCAACTCATCagtaaatcttttactttcagcaaaatag